From one Chloroflexota bacterium genomic stretch:
- a CDS encoding S1 RNA-binding domain-containing protein translates to MIEDPQPAASAEESSAGSDPAADAPEAPTAQATEAATMVAEPEVEPAPEPAVEIIAEAPADEQMVEAPSAETPTAEAEGTEPPTVEAAVELEAPAEQVAEGAAAELEPEAVPEPEAVPEPEAVPEPRPDPTTMAEALDHPDHEVKNLRHGDVVEGLVVRVDPDELLVDFGGKSEGVVSNRELLGRRGGPREGDEPRQELKVGDPVLVYVLQPESPEGHAVLSVRRAGLERKWRAMQERFETGEIVEARVIDHNKGGLIVDLGVRGFVPISQIVDFPRRPRDEQPRDAAQEIAEKLQPFVGRTLRLKILEVNRKANRLILSEKVAVYEERREKRDELFSSLNVGQRVTGQVRSIAPFGVFVDLGGIDGLVHKSELSWNKVNNPETAYAIGEEVEAEVIDINHERGRISLSIRRLQPDPWQESVAKYTIGDVIDGTVTKLVNFGAFVRIEEGLEGLIHISELSNSRVAHPGDVVSEGQELKLKIISLDSERHRLGLSLKQTEDRSTPMVQPHYEETPGRSEGGAPPPDRAERTDRVEHTDRAERGDRRDRRGGRGRDRDYRPEDATAEPEEGIDNTMAAAFAESGLLDQFRADEPAAEVAAEPAVAEAAAEEPAAVESAAAETVVAEAVAEEPAVAEAVAEEPAVEKPAAEKVKAAAPAKSRKRKTAAAEVAAEPTPEEAPASSEPEEG, encoded by the coding sequence TTGATCGAAGACCCGCAGCCCGCCGCTTCGGCCGAGGAGTCCTCGGCCGGATCCGATCCCGCGGCGGACGCGCCGGAAGCCCCGACCGCGCAGGCCACCGAGGCCGCGACCATGGTCGCGGAGCCCGAGGTCGAACCCGCCCCTGAACCGGCTGTGGAGATCATCGCCGAGGCACCAGCCGACGAGCAGATGGTCGAAGCGCCGAGTGCCGAAACGCCGACGGCCGAGGCGGAGGGCACTGAGCCGCCGACAGTTGAGGCCGCAGTCGAACTCGAGGCCCCTGCCGAGCAGGTGGCCGAAGGGGCCGCCGCGGAGCTCGAGCCTGAGGCCGTACCCGAGCCTGAGGCCGTACCCGAGCCTGAGGCCGTACCCGAGCCCCGTCCCGATCCGACGACCATGGCCGAGGCCCTCGACCACCCCGATCACGAGGTCAAGAACCTCCGCCATGGGGACGTGGTGGAAGGCCTTGTGGTCCGGGTCGATCCCGACGAGCTGCTGGTCGACTTCGGCGGCAAGAGCGAGGGCGTGGTTTCCAACCGCGAGCTGCTGGGCCGGCGGGGCGGACCCCGGGAGGGCGACGAGCCGCGCCAGGAGCTGAAGGTCGGCGATCCGGTCCTCGTCTATGTCCTCCAGCCCGAGTCGCCCGAGGGCCACGCCGTCCTGTCGGTCCGTCGCGCCGGCCTCGAGCGCAAGTGGCGCGCGATGCAGGAGCGCTTCGAGACGGGCGAGATCGTCGAGGCTCGCGTCATCGACCACAACAAGGGCGGGCTGATCGTGGACCTCGGCGTACGCGGCTTCGTGCCGATCTCCCAGATCGTCGACTTTCCACGACGCCCGCGCGACGAGCAGCCGCGCGACGCCGCCCAGGAGATCGCGGAGAAGCTCCAGCCGTTTGTGGGCCGCACCCTGCGGCTGAAGATCCTGGAGGTCAACCGCAAGGCGAATCGGCTCATCCTGTCCGAGAAGGTGGCCGTCTACGAGGAGCGCCGCGAGAAGCGCGACGAGCTGTTCAGCTCCCTCAACGTCGGGCAGCGCGTGACGGGACAGGTGCGGAGCATCGCCCCGTTCGGTGTCTTCGTCGACCTGGGCGGGATCGACGGCCTGGTGCATAAGAGCGAGCTGTCCTGGAACAAGGTGAACAACCCGGAGACCGCCTACGCCATCGGTGAGGAGGTCGAGGCCGAGGTCATCGACATCAACCACGAACGGGGCCGGATCAGCCTGTCCATTCGTCGCCTCCAGCCCGACCCATGGCAGGAGTCGGTGGCCAAGTACACCATCGGCGATGTCATCGACGGCACGGTCACCAAGCTCGTCAACTTCGGCGCCTTCGTCCGGATCGAGGAGGGCCTCGAGGGCCTCATCCACATCAGCGAGCTCTCGAACAGCCGCGTCGCGCATCCTGGCGATGTCGTATCCGAGGGCCAGGAGCTGAAGCTGAAGATCATCAGCCTCGACTCCGAGCGCCACCGGCTGGGCCTGAGCCTCAAGCAGACCGAGGATCGATCGACGCCGATGGTGCAACCGCACTACGAGGAGACGCCCGGCCGTTCCGAGGGCGGCGCGCCGCCTCCCGATCGAGCCGAGCGGACCGATCGCGTGGAACACACCGATCGCGCGGAGCGCGGGGATCGGCGCGACCGTCGTGGGGGCCGAGGCCGGGATCGCGACTATCGGCCTGAGGACGCGACCGCGGAGCCCGAGGAAGGTATCGATAACACCATGGCGGCGGCGTTTGCCGAGTCCGGCCTGCTCGACCAGTTCCGCGCCGACGAGCCGGCCGCCGAGGTAGCGGCCGAACCCGCGGTTGCCGAGGCCGCGGCCGAGGAACCCGCGGCCGTGGAATCTGCGGCCGCGGAAACGGTGGTCGCTGAGGCCGTTGCCGAGGAACCGGCGGTAGCTGAAGCCGTGGCCGAGGAGCCTGCCGTCGAGAAACCGGCGGCTGAAAAGGTCAAGGCCGCGGCTCCGGCCAAGAGTCGAAAGCGCAAGACCGCGGCTGCAGAAGTGGCCGCCGAACCCACCCCGGAAGAGGCACCGGCATCGAGCGAGCCCGAAGAGGGCTGA
- a CDS encoding DNA-formamidopyrimidine glycosylase family protein, producing the protein MPELPDLTVVAEELARRATGRQIAEASAPAPILLRATADDLEALRGMTLGPASRRGKFLVTPLLRDGEEQRLLLANPMLAGRFWLLDKPGQRVRARTGLRLIFTDGGELRYVDREMLGKLYLVTRTQLDQVPGWAEMGPDADDPALTLDAFRARIRRHPGELKSLLRNQHFVAGIGNAYSDEILWAARLAPLRRRSSLKPEDVDRLYESMHQVLAEATSRLRELVPPDIEVQHREFLRVHLRGGEPCPRCGKPLRQIGGDEATTFCRTCQPPI; encoded by the coding sequence GTGCCTGAGCTGCCGGATCTGACGGTCGTGGCCGAGGAGCTGGCACGGCGCGCGACCGGTCGTCAGATCGCGGAAGCCTCGGCCCCTGCCCCCATCCTGCTGCGGGCCACAGCCGACGACCTCGAGGCCCTGCGCGGCATGACCCTGGGACCGGCATCGCGGCGCGGGAAGTTCCTCGTCACGCCGCTGCTCCGCGATGGGGAGGAGCAGCGCCTCCTGCTCGCCAATCCGATGCTCGCCGGGCGGTTCTGGTTGCTCGACAAACCGGGGCAACGGGTGCGGGCACGGACCGGGCTGCGGTTGATCTTTACCGATGGCGGCGAGTTGCGGTACGTCGACCGCGAGATGCTCGGCAAGCTGTACCTGGTCACGCGCACGCAGCTCGACCAGGTGCCCGGCTGGGCCGAGATGGGTCCCGACGCGGACGATCCGGCGCTCACCCTGGACGCGTTCCGGGCGCGGATTCGGCGCCACCCGGGGGAGCTGAAATCGCTCCTCCGCAACCAGCATTTCGTGGCCGGCATCGGCAACGCGTACAGCGACGAGATCCTGTGGGCGGCCCGGCTGGCGCCCTTGCGCCGCCGCAGCAGCCTGAAGCCCGAGGACGTCGACCGGCTGTACGAATCCATGCACCAGGTCCTGGCCGAGGCGACGTCGCGCCTGCGCGAGCTCGTCCCGCCCGATATCGAGGTGCAGCACCGGGAGTTCCTGCGCGTCCACCTCCGCGGCGGCGAGCCGTGCCCGCGGTGCGGGAAGCCACTGCGCCAGATCGGCGGTGATGAGGCGACGACGTTCTGCCGGACCTGCCAGCCGCCGATCTAG